The Rosa rugosa chromosome 1, drRosRugo1.1, whole genome shotgun sequence genomic sequence acagaGATCGAGcttctcccggccgaacgccggCGGGCCCCCTGCCgctgcgttccggtccgggaggGGATGAGGATGGAGACTAGCGGCGAGGCTCTTTGGCGGGGATCTGGCTCGGGGAAGGAGGTCGACTGCTTTGTCTTGGATCGGGGCGGTTCTTCCAGATCGGATTCTTCTCTCTGTCGTGCGTGGGTGGGTGCTGGCAGGGATTCCTGGAAGCGTGGTCCACGGTGGGTGGAGACTGGGTCGATCTGGGTTTGGGTGGATCTGAGGTCGATGACGTGGGTTTGCAGGCATGGTTCCGTGTTGTTTCTGGGGCAGTCGGAGTGGCTCTGGGACACGGCTGGGGCGTTGCAGCGACGTTGGGTTAGAAGGTGGGTGGAGACTGGTTCGATCTGGGATTGGGTGGATCTGAGTTCGATCTGGGTTAGGGTTAGGACGTGGGTCTGCAGGCGTGGTTCCGTGTTGTTTCTGGGGCAGTTGGAGTGGCTCTGGGACACGGATGGGGCGTTGCAGGACACAATTTGCTGGCTGCTTCTGGCGTGCAGTCACCGGAGGCATCCTTGGGGGCGGTGGTGGTTGGGCCGGGTCGATCTGTTTGGGCCTCGCGGTTTGCTTGGGTTGTTGTGTGTAGTTTTTTCTGTTCAGTTTGTTTGCTTCAGTTGTTTACTTTCCTGCAGGTTTTGGGTCTTTCTGACCTCAAATAAGTCCCTTCTCTTTCGAGTAAGGGTAGTTTGGAGTGGCCTCTGTGCCGGTATGTCTTATGCCTGGTCTGCTCTAGGTTGGTGGCGAGCtacttgctttgtcaaatggtcgttgCCTCCTAGTGGTAGGTGGAAACCTAGTGTCGCTGGATGTTTTTTCCAGcggcaacatgatgggaaatCTGTTtttatggaaattatgctaAGCTGTAATCGCGTTACAGATCAGGTTATTTTTCCGTCGTGTCACCGTTATGTCAAAGCAATTCGAGATGCCAGTAGTGCGCTcgttgctagttggtgctttttCGGATACATGTTTGTAGTTGAGGCTCCTGGTATTATCTCAGGAAGTTTTCTTGATGTACTTTGTTATTTGGGGTTTAGGTCTcatgtcccccccatgtattccatggtttcattaatgaaggcttaagggcagccgcaccggcccttatttcaaaaaaaaaacaaaaaaacaacaaaacaaatcagGAAAAAGAGACGGACTGAGTAACAAGTTTTCACTTCGCAAAAGTTTGGCTAACAATGAGAGACAAGTATATTCTATACCAAGAACCTTTGCAGGGTCATCTATCTTTGAAAAAGTGAGGAGCTAAACGATTTCTGTACAAGACAGGATGTAAGATTGTTGGATTTTGACCTAACTTCATGTCACATGCAGACATGAGTATTCTACGGTATTTGTTTGATTCCAAGgagaaaaaatcaaattcatgaaTATGTGTTGAATCTGCTTCTAGATCTTCAAACAAAGCAAATAAAGTTCATCTTTTTCCAACTGAGGGTTCGTGCTTTCAATGATCTGAAAAGATTGTAAAGTTGCATTAGCTATTTGAAGATTCATCAGCCCCTTCCGggtttaaaaattaaaaagtggTGTACAGCCTCCAAATGCACAACACTGGTAGTAAATACCTGAAATCCCATCTTTTCGTACAGATCCTGTGCATTTTTGTTCTTTCTGTCAACATGCACATATACCCGTTCTAATTCTGAGACATCAGAAAAAGAGTGATCAGACAGGGATTCATATCCCGGAAAACAATTAGGCATGAAATGCTTCATTTTCATCTTACCATCCAACTTTGCTTGTTTAATAGCAAACTGCAGCATATTTCTTGCAACACCCTGGCGACGTGCTGGTTTGATTACACACAAGTTTGCAATATAACCATATCTATTTGAGCGAGTCATTGAGAAGCTGCTGAAGATGGAAGGTTTTACTTGTTCCTGCAATAGGTGATACCATGGCCAGCTTAGCAAAGACACTAATTGGACAGACCAGTAGATAGAAGTCCTTAGTCtttaaacaaaaataacataCCTCTGGAAAGGTCTCTCCATTCAACAAGTACCGGATCCTCAAATCAAGTGTTCCAACCATGCTTTTCAGAACAGTGCGTTTCACGTTCTTTGAATCCTTCTTCATCTGACAAATTTGAAAGCGGAACATGCCGACCATCAATGGAATATTTTTAATGATTGAGGACTTCAACTAAATAGACTTTGTGCAAAGAAGGTTGTATGATACAAGTTCAAAGTAATAAAACTAGAAATATGCTCATTATTAACGCCATACCGTCACAATGCATCTGCATTTTTTCCCAAACTGGACATTGCTTCGCCTTTTGATTTCATTAAACTCCTGGAAATAAAATGCATTTCTCAGAAACTCATTAGACATATATTCCATGTTCAAATATTGGGAAATTAATAGTGAATGAGCCATGCCTACCTGCTCTGTATATTTCCTTATGTGGCTTTCAACATATCTGTGTAATCAAGCGTAGCTAGAATCAGCAGTGTCTAATTCTCCACTCTTTTGATAAATACTCATTGAAGGCTTGCAGCCCACTAAAGACTGCACATGCAAAGGAAGGACTGTGACCCACCATTGGCAGGATTTAGCCATGGGGGTATCCTCAAAATCTCGATTGAGGTCAGAACTAGAAGTTCTGAGCCATGCTCATTCTCTTGTTTTATCTATCAGCTTGATGACTCCAGATGGTATAGACCATCCAGTGGGCGAGTTCAGATGGCATAGACCATCTAGTGAGCCTATGATAGGAACCTTATGTTCCTCATTTAGTTAGAATAATGTGACTAACAAAGTCTCCCAGAGAGAGgaacacacatacacacacacaggtGGTGAGGGAAACCTGAAATACTCACCGGTCATGATTTCGATCTTCCCAGCGAGTTTCTGCACGTAAATATGCTGCTGTCTACCATAAATTGAAAAACATGCAGCCACCACATATTACTCATGGGACACAAATAACATACACCTTGACAATTCCATGATCAAGATTTTATCACAGAGAAAGTCATTACTTACCCAGTATTCTTCATCGCACATGCCTTCTCGTGCAATATATCCTCCAAATTCAAACACATCGTCAGGATCTAAATCTTTACCTGAAGGTTGTCCCCGGTTAAATTGAAGAGCACGGTCCCTAGACGAATCAGGATGAGGACTAGGTGGTGTTGGAAGCTCTACTGACAATTCTTCAATCTTCCTGTCATGAGAAAACTTTGACTCCATTTTCCTGTTCATTTGgtgaagaaatggaagaataAGAGATATGTAGCACTGCAAAAATCTTAGTTtacaaataaaaggaatggCCTTTAATTGAATGACAACATATAGAACCAAATAACTCACATAGACCAAACGAAATCAGTCCTGTCAAACTTTTGAGGACGCCTTGTTCCATCATGGGAAAATCTCACCAGTCCAGGTTTCGGAACTGAAATCGTGAACATCATAGAAGTTCTTCCTCCAGACTCGACTATGACAGAATAAGAACTGTTTCTTACAGCTTTCTTATCTCACAAGGATGGAGACAATGATTCTCAGGATGCGAAACACTTGTTCTATCCCTGCTGAAAGAGTAGCTGTCTTTTAGAACAAAAGCAATATTATTTCATGAGACATAACTATGTTCTATCCAGATGTCAACTGGTAGACCATGATGATGGATAAGACAAGATGACAAAATGTTGGCTTGACTAGTTACTGATTCATTCATAAAAAGAAACAACaattataaaaacaaaataaaatggcTTCAAAGCCATCCTGCTTTTAGGTATGAGGTTAAAAAAACCATTGTTGTGAATACCCAAAATCTGGTGTGCCAAAATAGAGGTTGGATTTTAGACCTCCAGCATTGAAGGGACTCAAACTCAATAATTCTCctatccaaaatccaaattaTTTGTGGGTCTGTTTTGGCTCCTGAGTCCTGACAGATAAACCCAAAAATGGTTTGTCTTTGTGCCTAACTGATGAAGGAAACAACAAGTGGGTATGCAGCAAACACACAGATTAATGAAGCAAACCAGTGGCAGCTGTTATGTTTAACGCTTATGGATATCATTTTCAGCAGAACATGTGAATCcccctcattttttttattttttttttcactcaaTAATATACTTTCCTATAAGTATTATTCCTAACACAGAGAAACAAAGCTGGACATCGAAATCTTGCACAATAAGTTCCAGGCTTAATGTATAGATACATAACACAACACATACTTTGTGGGACTCGAATGAGATTTACTGAGGACCCTTCAACCTCCAACAGAATTCACCAATGCGGGGGGGTTTGTAGCTCCAATCTTTCAGAGCATTCAAACCCCACACAAGAGTTCACTAATCGAATTTTTGAAAAACTCTTTCCCCTTCTTGCTTTAGCTCCTTTATACCAAATTCAAGACAGAATTTACCAAATAAAACTAGTGGATCAAATCATTATCCTATTCTATTTTCCGCGCGCAATGTGGGGAAAAAACTAATTTAGAAACTTCAGTGGACATGGCCACATGACAGCCGCAAATGCatatagtttttttattttacctaCAAAAATATACATATTAGCCACTCAATAATTATACCCAATCAACTATATGCATTAATTCCTAACCTACATCTTTCTccatcaaccaaaaaaaaaaaaaagagagagagagagagagataccaAAAAAGCATGAAAAATGAAATCTTTCTTTAACATTCTTGTTGGGTAGAGAGAAAAAGCTACCAGTAAACCTTTATCTACTGAGTTCAAGACTGAGTTAACTCTCGAGCCCAGACAGAAAAGCACGCCCAAATTGACAAAGACatggctgaaattcggaggtgaTTTCGAATTAAAGAAGAAGCTTACCCAATTGGAAACCAAGCTCGGAGATGCGATTGTGCAGCGACACGATAAGGGATTGGAATCGCAATGGGTTTGGTGATTGGGCTCGGCGGTGGTTCTGTTatggtttggattttgggtctgaagaagaagaagaagaagcggtTAGTTATTTGGCGGATGGGTTTGTTATGAATGGCGGGGTCGAATTTCCAACGCGCTATTATacgcttcttttttcttttttaaaaaaaagaaattaatattTTCATTTCTGTTACAATTTTGAAACTGCCTTCTGGTTTCTCTGTGTGCTGAATGACTTTTGTAGGCggctttcattttttttatttatttttctattttaaggAAATGACGTCAGTTTTATTCATTCATATAATAACACAAAAATCCACATATAGTGGCAAATGCTTAAACAAAAGTGGGATGTCGGCTGGTTTCAAATGGTACGAACATGCTTTGTGGTCGATTTAAGCTGCCAACAGTAGTACTATGTTGGATGCATATCTGGGGACTGTAGAGACAGGTACGTGTCTCATATCAGTCCTTCTAGATCGAGCTTGTAGGTCTGCCTTGATAGGAAAAAGTCAACTACTACTTCAGTAATTTCATTCCAAACTAACTAATTTGCATTTTGTCTTCTGGATAAGGTATTTATTTCTCTTCAATTTGAACCAACTTAGAATTAAACAGAAAAAAGGACAAGCCTCTAATAATCGACACAAACAGAACAGCCCCAACTTTTAAGCTCATCCTGGGGtctcttttttactttttttctttagaactcaccattttttttcttttccctcatTTTTATCCAAGTCCAGAAGAATATTTAAAAGTAAAGTGACTATAGTCTGGCTTCTTTCGATGTAGGAAAAGTAGAAAAAAGAGTATGATCACATCGAGTAATCACTGATGGAGATGCTCCTCTGCAAACAAATATTGAACACTAggaacattcaaatttcaaatacaTGAAAAATAACCCTCACAAGTCATAAGCTTTACTTCACATACATAACCCAAATGGCCACAACCACAGTGACCATACAAACAACTCAGAGACTCAGGCTTCAAACTCAGGCTTAACCCTCTGTCCAtacttgttcttcatcttctcatcAAACTCTTTAGCCTTAATCTCTGCAATTTTTTCAGCATTGGCCATGGACTCCTCTTGAACCTTGGCAATGCGCCGACTCCTCTTCTTCGTCATGGCCTCTCTCTCGGCTTCCAATCCCTCATACTCTCTCACCCAGCAGCTCTGCACCGCACAGCTCAACATCAACACCACCATCTGCATCATCAGCATTGCCATCAAAACCCCGCATTCCAACCTCACCAATAGTTTGGCCTCTTTCGGGTCCCTGGGGGACTTGAGCATCGAAAGGGTAGCACGCTCCTTGGTAAACAAGGCCAGTATGCCAAGAATTTGTCCGATCAACGACGCGAGGAGAAGTGAGACGTGGGTTATGAAGCAGAGGTGAGAGTAGAAGCTTACGAATGAAGAGAGCAGTGAGATTCCGGAAATCATGAGGAATGCCATACCCATCGAAGTTGGGGGCATTCGGAGGAGGATAGTGGGGACTAGAGATGCGACAGAGAGAATGAAGAGGATG encodes the following:
- the LOC133736091 gene encoding uncharacterized protein LOC133736091 codes for the protein MGMAFLMISGISLLSSFVSFYSHLCFITHVSLLLASLIGQILGILALFTKERATLSMLKSPRDPKEAKLLVRLECGVLMAMLMMQMVVLMLSCAVQSCWVREYEGLEAEREAMTKKRSRRIAKVQEESMANAEKIAEIKAKEFDEKMKNKYGQRVKPEFEA
- the LOC133714074 gene encoding GCN5-related N-acetyltransferase 6, chloroplastic, with the translated sequence MMFTISVPKPGLVRFSHDGTRRPQKFDRTDFVWSMKMESKFSHDRKIEELSVELPTPPSPHPDSSRDRALQFNRGQPSGKDLDPDDVFEFGGYIAREGMCDEEYWTAAYLRAETRWEDRNHDRYVESHIRKYTEQEFNEIKRRSNVQFGKKCRCIVTMKKDSKNVKRTVLKSMVGTLDLRIRYLLNGETFPEEQVKPSIFSSFSMTRSNRYGYIANLCVIKPARRQGVARNMLQFAIKQAKLDELERVYVHVDRKNKNAQDLYEKMGFQIIESTNPQLEKDELYLLCLKI